The sequence below is a genomic window from Novosphingobium sp. KACC 22771.
TAGGCGCCGTTATAGAGGTTTTTGTAATTTCCGTCCGTCTGGCTGTAATAGCCCGAGAGGCGCATCGCGATCTTGTCCGCCACAATCGGCCCCGACACGCTGCCCTTGATTTCGCGCAGGCCCTGATTGCCCACCGCGCCTTCAAACGCCGCCTCGGGTTTAAAGCTGGGGGCCTTGGTGTTGATGATGACTGCGCCCGCCGTGGTGTTCTTGCCAAACAGCGTGCCTTGCGGGCCGCGCAGCAGTTCGACATCGGCAATATCGTTGAAATCGGCGCTGACCATGCCCTGGCGCGCGGTATAGACGCCATCGACAAAGATGCCGACCGAGCCGTCGATGCCGTCGGTGTTGAAGCCATTGTTGCCAATGCCGCGAATGCCGAGGTTCAACTGTTTGGGATTGGTCAGATAGACCGAAAAGGCGGGGAATTTCGCCTGAAAATTGGTGAAATTGGTCAGGTTCTGATTGGACAGTTCCGTTCCCGACAGGGCGGTGATGGCAATCGGCACAGTTTGCGCGCTTTCGGCCCGTTTGCGCGCCACCACGATGACATCGCCGCCGGGGCCGGTATCGGATTCGGCATGATCGCCCTCTGCGGCCCATGCGGGCGTGGAGAGGGCGAGCAGCGAGGTGGAGGCAAGCGCGAGAGCGAGGCGCAGAGGCGCGCGGCGGCGAGGATGAAGCATGACGACCCTTTCACAGCCGATGCCTCAGGATTGATGCGATTGCGAGGCATCGGCAACAGATGCGCCAATGCCTTGGATCTATTGTGGTTTTATGACAGTTGTGCCGCCGTCAGCGCGTTATCCGGTTGATCCTGCCACTGCGCTTTTTCATCCATATGACAATGCCGGTGATGCACAGCATCGTCACCATCGCGCCGATCATGCTGACCGCGATGCGCCACGCTGTGCCGCCGACATGGGCGGTGTGCAGTGCCTCGACCCAAGTGGTGAAAGTGTTGGCACCATGCCGCCCGGTGGGGATGCGCGTGGCGCGCAAGGCCCCGCTGTCGCCGTCAAAGCCGACGAAACTGCCGCCGCCATCGCGTGAAATATCCGCACTGGAGGTGAAGCCATAGACATAGGCGCCGGTCGCCGGAATATACCAGAGATAGCGCTCGCCATCGCTGCGCAGGGTCAGATGGAAGCGCTCCGCTTCGGCTTTGGCCAAGGCGTCGCCGCGCGCAAGGGCTGCGTCAAAAGACAAGCGCGGCGTCCAGCGCGGCGCGGGCAGCAGGGCTTTTTCATAGACCGCCCCGTCATCCACCCCGCCCAGCGCCTGCACCACCGGGCCATAGACCTGCGGCAGGTTGAACGAGACGCTCGACACCGCAAAGACCAGCAGCAGCGGCCAGATCCACAGACCGCCCGCACGGTGCAGATCAAAGTTCAGCTTATAGCGCGACGCGCCCCAGCGCACCGCCCATGCCGGCGCCCAGCGGGCAAACCATCCCTTGCGCGCGGGAGCCTTGGTTACAACCGGCAGCGTGAGATAGAACCCGACAAAGCAATCCGCAACCCAGACCAGCGCCGCCAGCCCAAAGGCCAGCAGGCCCCATGGCCCCAGCGCCAGACTGTAATGCAGGCGATAGGTAAAGGGCATCAGGTTCTTGATTCCCTGCGTAATATTGCCCCATTGGCGGCGGCCCAGTTCCGCGCTGGTATAGGGATCGACGAAAAGATCATCCCATTGCGGCGCATCGGCGCGAGGCAGGCCGGTTTTGGGATCGGGCCATGTCAGGTATAGGCGCAGCGAGCGCCCCTCCTCCACCGCCATGGGCACATAGTCGATCCGCGCCCCCGGATAGCGAGCCAGAACCCGCCGCCGCAATTCCAGCGTGGAAAGCGGCGCCGCGCCGGGGGAGGGCGGGGCGGCCAGTTGCAGATGGGGCGCTGCGGCCACTTCCAGTTCGTCGATCCACGACAGGAAAATGCCGGTAAACCCCGCCACCGCCAGAAACAGCGCCAGCGTCAGCCCCGCCCAGCGATGCGCCACGACCCAGAATGGCCGCCCCATGGCTTAAAACGCCACCGAAATCGTGCCCGAAACGCTGCGCGGCGCGGCGTAAAAGCCCTGGCCCCATTTCAGGCTGCCCAGATAATGCGTGTCGCCGACATTGCGCAGGTTGACGCTGGCGCGGATATGGGGGGCGATGCGGGCGCTGGCCATCAGATCGACCACGGCATAGGCATTTTGCGTGATGACCACCGGATCGGTGACGCCGCCATAGGCCACCACGGCGCTGTCTGTGGTGCGCGTGGCGTTTTGCCAGCGCAGTTGCCCGCCCAGTTTCAGATCGTGGAATGACGGGATGCTGTAGGTCGTGGCCAGTTTCAGCGATTTTGTCGGCAGATAGGTGCGCGTGGGCGCGCCATTTTGGTCGTGCACCTCAAGGCCCGTATAGCCGCCGCTGATCGACCATTGCGGCGTGATCATGCCGGTGATTTCCAGTTCGAACCCGCGCGCGGTGGTATCCACGCCGCGGTAATAGGTGGTGCCCACGCGGCCTGGGTCGCCGGGACCAAACACGCCCGCCGCCTCGGCCAGACCCGTCTGGCGCGCGCGGAAAATCGCGGCGCTGGCATAGAGGCGTTTGTCGAACCATTCGCTCTTGATGCCGCCCTCTATGCTGGTGCCCTTGGCCGGGTTCAGGCGGGCGTTGGTTACGTCCACTTCCTTTTGCGGATTGTAGATGTCGGTATAGCTGGCGTAGAATGAGATGTTCCTGGTCGCGTCATAGACCAGCCCCGCATAGGGGTTGAGCGCAGAATTGCGGCGGGTTTGGTCGGCGCTGTAATTGAACCCGGATGAACGCAGCCAGATGGCGCTGGCGCCGAACACGCCTTTCAGCCGGTCGGTGATATTGGCATGGAGCGCGCCATAGACGCGGGTCAGTGTGTCGCGGCTGTCTTCGGACAGGACCTCGGCGGCATAGGCGCCCTCGGCCGGATAGATGCCTTTGACGGCCCAGTCGCTGACCGAGGCATAGGCGGGATAGGACAGGGTGGACTGCGAGAATTCGCGGCCATGCATCGTGGCATGCGACACGCCCAGCGACAGCTGATGCTCGCGGCCAAACAGCTTAAGCGGGCCGGAAGCCTGGGCATCGAACAGATTCTGTTCATAGGGCGAGCGGTAGATGCCCGGCCAGCCATTCACGCCCAGTCCGGTCGCGGCATCGGGATAGCCAAAGGCATAGAGCAGTTTTGCCCGCGAATCCCGCTGATTATAGGTATAGCGCCCGCGCGCCTGCCAGCCATTAGCCCCTTTCCATTCCAGTTCGGCAAAGGCGGTCTGGTCGGTGATGTTCCAATAGGTCCAAGGCGCCGAGGGACTGGCCGAGACATCATAGGCAACCCGCGCGCCATTGGTATAAAGCAGCGGCAGCGAGCCCCACAGCACGCCGCGCGCGTCATTTTGCTGGCGCGTATAGCCGGTGTTGATGGTCAGTTCCGGCGTGAGATCATAGGACAGCAGCGCGCCGTAAACATTCCGGTTCACATGGTTGTAGCGCAGATAGGAATCGCGCTGATCATGGGCATAGATCAGGCGGATCGCCAATTTGCCATCCCGCGTCAACGCGCCGGAAACATCGCCATCAACGCGCCACTGGTTCCAGCTTCCGCCTTGGGCATTGGCCTTGATGTGGAAATCCTTGGTCGGGCGTTTGCGGACATAATTGATCGTGGCCGAAGGATTGCCCACCCCGGTCATCAGCGCATTGGCCCCGCGAATGGCCTCGACGCGTTCATACAGCACCGTGTCGGTCTCGCCATAGGCCGCGCCCCAGCGCAGCGGCAGGCCGATGCCGTCGATCTGGAAATTGGTCACGTCAAACCCGCGCGATGTATATTCGGTGCGGTCGGTTTCGACGCGCTCGACATTGATGCCGACAGCTTGGGCCAGCAGGTCGTTGACATTGGTGAGAGCAAAATCCTCGATCCGCTGGCGGTCGATGACGGTCACCGACTGCGGCGTTTCGCGCAAAGTGAGGGCAAGGCCGGTGGCGGAGGGTGTCTCCCGCTGGGCGCTGCCAGTGACGATGATGGAGCTCGCGTCTTCGGCCTCTGCATTGCCCTCGGCATAGGCAGGGGTGGCAAATGCCCATAGGGCGGCAGTGGAGAGCAGGGCGGGACGCAGGGGCATGGCAACCTTTCGAGGCAATTCTTCGTTGCCGCGACTCGCTATTGCAACTCACTCGCATTTTCAAGTTTAATCATTCGGGCGCGATAAAACGTGCCCGCGATCGGGGGTATTTGAAAATTGCCTGAAAAATCAAAAGAGGCGGAATCAGGTCGGGACAGGGCCGACCGAATCCCTTTCGATCAACTCGAAATCCAGCTCCAACTGGCGCGCACCATCCTCGCGGTCGATCAGCATCAGCGCGGCAGCCTCGGCCATCGCCTCAATGGGCTGAAGCACTGTGGTCAGGTAAGGCCATGTCGTGCGCGCCACCCAACTGTCGTCAAAGCCGCAGATCGAAACATCGCGCGGCACCGACAGGCCCAACTGGCTGCACGCCACCATTACGCCAGCGGCCGAATCGTCATTGGTGGCGAAAATGGCGGTGGGCCGATCGGGCGCATCGAGCAATTCGCGCCCGGCATGAATGCCCTTTTCAAAGGCAAAACCTCCTACTGCCTCGGTAATGACGACCGAGGGGTCGATCTGATGCAGCCTTTCGACAAAGCCCTTGCGGCGGGTGTGGGCGGCGCCATGCTGTTGGGGCCCGTTGACCAGACCCACGCGGCGATGGCCGTTTTGATAAAACAGATCGGCGATACGTGCGGCTGCGCCTGCATCATCAATCGTCACGGAAAGTGAGCGCCCGGCTTCAAGGAAGGGCGCGATACGGGCATAGCGCGCTTTGTATCCCTCCAGCACATCCAGCACGCGCGGATCATCGCTGATCGGCGGGGTAAGGACAAAGCCGTCGCAGCGCGCATTGCGAAATATCGCCTCCAGCGCCGTTCGCAGCGCGGGCGTATCGGCGCTGGTGTCGATGGAATCGATGCGCAGGTGATATTGGCGTTCGACGCAGGCGCGATAGGCGCCCGCCAGAACCTTCATCGTGTAATTGGGGCTGGGATTGTCGAACAGCACGCTGATCGTAAAACTGCGCGCACCCGCCAGCGAGCGCGCCGCCGTATCGGGCACATAGTTGAGCGCGGCAATCGCGGCCTCCACCCTGGCGCGCAATGGGGCCGAAACATGGGGCTCGTTATTGATGACGCGCGATACGCTCTTGAGCGCAACGCCCGCCGCCTTGGCCACATCGGCCATGGTGGCATGGGGGCGCGGGGCGATGTCGCTTTTCGTGTGGGTCATTTTGCCTTGCTTGCGCGTCCGGTGGGCCGTCGCCACAAGGCGAGCGCGGACCCGGCGCTGGTTCCGCTTGTTGTGGGGGTGCGGGGCTGATTGTCAAGCGGTGGCGGAGGGGATGGCTGGCCGTTTAATGGTGCATTTGCGATGCGCGGATGCAGCATACAATCGATCACAAAAGTTAGGGTGAATAGCAATGCGCGCAGCCGCATTTTCTTGGCCTCAGACCGGTACAAATGAGACCGGATCGTTCAACTGGCGACGGAACTATCGTTAAAAAACAGGTCGTTGACGGGATATGGAAATGTCGCTGTGCCCGTAAAGCCACACCGAAAGCCTATTGTCGGAGCCTGCTTGACAGCGATGTCTTATTGAGAGACCAAGATTGTCGAAGCGACATGAGATCGTTTTCAAAAAAAGGAGAGGGGCTATGAAGAAAAACGTCTTTGCAGGCGTTGCGTCAGCTATGGCTTTGGCTGTTGCAACCCAGGCCTATGCGCAAACCACCCAGGTCACCCCCGATGGCGACATCATCGTGACCGCCACCCGCACCGAAACGCTTTTGTCCAAGACTCCCATCGCGATGACCGCCGTCAGCGGCGACCAGTTGGTTCAAAAGGGCATCACCAACACCACCCAGCTTGCTGACTCGGTCCCCAACGTGTCGATCGTGCGCGGCAACGGCTTGCAGATCACCATCCGCGGCGTGACCAGCACCGACGGCACCGAAAAGGGCGACCCCTCGGCCGCCTTCCTGCTGGACGGCATCTATATCGCCCGTCCGCAGGCGCAGGAGGTCAGCTTCTTCGACGTCGACCGTGTCGAAGTGCTGCGCGGGCCGCAAGGCACGCTTTACGGTCGCAACACCACCGCCGGCGTTGTCAATGTGCTGACCGCCGCGCCCAAGTTCAAGCTCGGCGCTTCGGGCGACATCGCCTATGAAAGCTATAACCACGTCACCGCGACGGGGGTTATCAATGCGCCGGTATCCGACACGCTGGCCCTGCGCGCTGCGGTCAATTACGACCGCCGCGACACCTATGTGAACAAAACCAGCAATGATCCCTACAGCTGGGGCCCATTCAAGGATGTGTTTGCCGCCCGCCTGTCGGCCCTGTGGCAGCCGACCACCAACTTCAAGGTTCTGGTCAGGGGCGACTATTCGCTGGACAAAGGCTATGGCGTGAATGCGGTGCCGACCACCAATTTCTTCACCAGCGCGGCGGCGGCCTCGACTCCGGGTGTGGCGCTTAACGCCGATTACCGCAACAACACCAACAGCCTGGCCCAGCGCAGCAGCAATTTCCCCGAGCAATGGCAGGGTCAGAACCACAATGTCGGCAAGGGCGTGATGGGCCAGGCCGACTGGAACATCAGTGACGCTCTGACCCTGACCTATCTGGGTTCGTATCGCACGCTTGACCGCTGGAGCCATGGCACCACCGCGGCCAGCAGCACCGCAGGCAGCCGCAACACCTTTACCGGCAAATATTGGCAGACCAGCCACGAAGCTCGTCTGGCCTTCAAGTCGGGCGGTCTGTTTGTTCAGGCCGGCGGCTATTACTTCAAGGAAAAGTCCGGCATTGCCTTCTTCATTCTTGATCCGGGCATCGGCATTCCCTCGCTGGCGCCCTTTGCGCAATTCGGTTTTCCGCAGGATCCCACCATTGCCGTGTCCAAGGGCGTCTTTGGGCAGGCTTCCTATAATTTCACCGACCGGCTCAAGCTGACGGGCGGCGTGCGCTATTCCAGCGATGACAAGAGCCGCGTGGGCGCCACCGTGGCCGACCTGCCCAATGGCACGCGCGTCACCTTCCAGAACAACAATGCCTCGCGCAATTTCAGCAAGACGACATGGCGCGTGGGCGTCGATTATGACGTGCCGGGTCTGGGCCTGTTCTATGGCTCGGTGGCGACGGGCTATAAGGCGGGCGGTTTCAACGATGGCTGCGAAACGGGCAAGGGTCCGGGCTGCGCTTTGCCCGGTTCGGCGCTCTATTATCAGCCGGAAACGTTGACCTCCTATGAAGCGGGTTTCAAAATCCACACCAAGGACAACGTGCTGCGCGTCAACGGCAACTATTTCCACTATGATTACAACGGCCTTCAGGTGTCCTCGGTGCAGAACGTCTGCGGCGGCCCGTGCCAGGTCACGGCCAATGCGGCCAGCGCGACCGTCGATGGCGTCGAACTGGAAACCACGCTCCGCCCGGCCAAGAACCACACGATCGACGCGACGGTCACTTTCCTTGACGCGCATTACAACAATTACACGCCGCCGATTGCGGGCGCCAACGCCAATTTCGCCGGGGTCCAGCTCAACCGCAGCCCCAAGTCGGTGGTCTCGCTGGGCTATACCTATAACCAGCCTTTGGGCAATGGCGGCGAAATCACCTTCAACGCCCGTACCCGCATCTCGGCCAGCTATGCCTTGACCGATATTGGTAATGGCGTTTTCTATCGTCAGCCGAATTATACCAAGTCGGAACTGGCGCTCACCTACAATGCGCCGAACAAGGCGTATTATGTCGGCGTCTTTGGCAAAAATCTGGAAAACCGCATTGTGCTGACCAGTGTTACGGCCAATGGCAGCTTTGCAGGCACAGCCGTGTTTGAGGATCCGCGCACTTTCGGTATTCGTGCGGGGGTGAAATTCTAATATAAATCTAATACTTATCTGTTGCTGAACAGCCGCAAGCCACTTAATCCGGCTTGCGGCTGTTGTTGAGAAAATTCCAATCGACCGACCCACAGGAGTGGCAGGAGAAGACCATGAAAATCCAGTTTCAATGTCTCACAGGCGTGGCCATCATCGCGATGGGATCGGCCATGGCTCATGCTGCTGCTCCCACAGCCGCCGATGTGGCCGCGGCCGATGCGCGCGCCGCCGCCACGGTCAAGACGATGAAGGCCGAGGAAAAGACTATCCTGACCCATGGCATCATGCCCCTGCCGCTGATGCCCAACGCGCCCAAGCCGCCCGCCGAGGCCATTCCCGGCGCGGGTTACATTGCGGGCGTGCCGCGTCTGGGCGTTCCGGCGCTCAAGGAAACCGATGCCTCACTGGGCGTGTCCTATGTGGGCGGCATCCGCAAGGATGGCTCGACCGCGCTGCCTTCGGGTCTGGCGCAGGCGGCCTCGTGGAACCCGGCGCTGCTGGAACAGGGCGGGGCGATGATCGGCTCGGAAGCGCGCGCCAAGGGCTTTAACGTGCTGCTGGCGGGCGGCGTCAACCTGACCCGCGATCCGCGCAACGGGCGCACGTTTGAGTATCTGTCCGAAGATCCGCTGCTTTCGGGGATGCTGGTGGGCGCCGCGATCCGGGGTATCCAGTCGAACGGCATCATCTCGACCATCAAGCATTTTGCGCTGAACGGTCAGGAAACCGGCCGCAAATTCGTCGATATCCAGATCACCGACGCCAATGCGCGCGAGAGCGATCTGCTGGCTTTCAAGATCGGCATCGAACAGGGCCAGCCCCTGTCGGTGATGTGCGCCTATAACCGCGTCAACGGCGCGAACGCTTGCGACAATGATTATCTGCTCAACACGGTGCTGAAGAAGGACTGGCGCTGGAAGGGCTTTGTCATGTCCGACTGGGGCGCGGTGCCTTCGCTGGATACCGCGATCCACGGGCTGGATCAGCAGTCGGGCGCCGAACTCGACCCAAAGGTGTTCTTCACCGACGATCTGGCCGCCAAGGCCAAGGCCGATCCGAAATGGGCCGCGCGTCTGGATGACATGAACCGCCGCGTGCTGACCGCGATCTATGCCACCAATTTGGACAAGAATGATGCCAAGCCCGGTGTGAGGATCGACTTTGCCAAAAATGGCGAAGTGGCGCTCGAAGCGGCCAAGCAGGGCATCGTGCTGCTGAAGAACAACGGCAATCTGCTGCCTCTGGCCAAGACGGCCAAGCGCATTGCGGTGATCGGCGGCTATGCCGCTTCGGGCGTGCTTTCGGGCGGCGGATCGAGCCAGACCGATCCCGAAGGCGGCCCCAAGGCTGTGATCCCGCTGGGCGGCGATGGTCCGTGGGCGACCTTCTTCAGCCAGCATTATCATGGCGTTGCTCCCTTTACCGCGATCAAGGCCCAGGCCAAGGACGCCAATGTCACCTATCGTGACGGCACGATCATCGCCGATGCGGTGGATCAGGCCAAGAAGGCCGATGTCGCCATCGTCTTTGCCACCAAATGGTCGACCGAAGGCCAGGATCAGGCCGATTTCAGCCTGCCCAATGGACAGGACGCGCTGATCGCGGCGGTGGTTGCGGCCAATCCGCGCACCATCGTCGTGCTGGAAACCGGCAATCCGGTGGATATGCCCTGGCTGGACAAAGTGCCCGCCGTGGTCGAGGCTTGGTATGGCGGCAGCCGTGGCGGCGATGCGATCGCCAGCGTGCTGTTTGGCGACACCAATCCCTCGGGCCGCCTGCCGATCACCTTCCCGGCCCATGCCTCTCAATTGCCGCGCCCGGTGGTTGATGGCTATTGGGATATGGAAACCGACTTCATGGGCAATCCGCCCACGCCCGACACCAAGCTTCTGGCCAATTACAATATCGAAGGCTCTGACGTCGGCTATCGTTGGTTCGCGCGCAAGGGCGAAAAGGCGCTGTTCCCCTTCGGCCATGGCCTGAGCTACACCAGCTTTGCCGCCGATGGGCTGAGCGT
It includes:
- a CDS encoding PepSY-associated TM helix domain-containing protein, with amino-acid sequence MGRPFWVVAHRWAGLTLALFLAVAGFTGIFLSWIDELEVAAAPHLQLAAPPSPGAAPLSTLELRRRVLARYPGARIDYVPMAVEEGRSLRLYLTWPDPKTGLPRADAPQWDDLFVDPYTSAELGRRQWGNITQGIKNLMPFTYRLHYSLALGPWGLLAFGLAALVWVADCFVGFYLTLPVVTKAPARKGWFARWAPAWAVRWGASRYKLNFDLHRAGGLWIWPLLLVFAVSSVSFNLPQVYGPVVQALGGVDDGAVYEKALLPAPRWTPRLSFDAALARGDALAKAEAERFHLTLRSDGERYLWYIPATGAYVYGFTSSADISRDGGGSFVGFDGDSGALRATRIPTGRHGANTFTTWVEALHTAHVGGTAWRIAVSMIGAMVTMLCITGIVIWMKKRSGRINRITR
- a CDS encoding TonB-dependent siderophore receptor, with the translated sequence MPLRPALLSTAALWAFATPAYAEGNAEAEDASSIIVTGSAQRETPSATGLALTLRETPQSVTVIDRQRIEDFALTNVNDLLAQAVGINVERVETDRTEYTSRGFDVTNFQIDGIGLPLRWGAAYGETDTVLYERVEAIRGANALMTGVGNPSATINYVRKRPTKDFHIKANAQGGSWNQWRVDGDVSGALTRDGKLAIRLIYAHDQRDSYLRYNHVNRNVYGALLSYDLTPELTINTGYTRQQNDARGVLWGSLPLLYTNGARVAYDVSASPSAPWTYWNITDQTAFAELEWKGANGWQARGRYTYNQRDSRAKLLYAFGYPDAATGLGVNGWPGIYRSPYEQNLFDAQASGPLKLFGREHQLSLGVSHATMHGREFSQSTLSYPAYASVSDWAVKGIYPAEGAYAAEVLSEDSRDTLTRVYGALHANITDRLKGVFGASAIWLRSSGFNYSADQTRRNSALNPYAGLVYDATRNISFYASYTDIYNPQKEVDVTNARLNPAKGTSIEGGIKSEWFDKRLYASAAIFRARQTGLAEAAGVFGPGDPGRVGTTYYRGVDTTARGFELEITGMITPQWSISGGYTGLEVHDQNGAPTRTYLPTKSLKLATTYSIPSFHDLKLGGQLRWQNATRTTDSAVVAYGGVTDPVVITQNAYAVVDLMASARIAPHIRASVNLRNVGDTHYLGSLKWGQGFYAAPRSVSGTISVAF
- a CDS encoding LacI family DNA-binding transcriptional regulator; this encodes MTHTKSDIAPRPHATMADVAKAAGVALKSVSRVINNEPHVSAPLRARVEAAIAALNYVPDTAARSLAGARSFTISVLFDNPSPNYTMKVLAGAYRACVERQYHLRIDSIDTSADTPALRTALEAIFRNARCDGFVLTPPISDDPRVLDVLEGYKARYARIAPFLEAGRSLSVTIDDAGAAARIADLFYQNGHRRVGLVNGPQQHGAAHTRRKGFVERLHQIDPSVVITEAVGGFAFEKGIHAGRELLDAPDRPTAIFATNDDSAAGVMVACSQLGLSVPRDVSICGFDDSWVARTTWPYLTTVLQPIEAMAEAAALMLIDREDGARQLELDFELIERDSVGPVPT
- a CDS encoding TonB-dependent receptor, with the protein product MKKNVFAGVASAMALAVATQAYAQTTQVTPDGDIIVTATRTETLLSKTPIAMTAVSGDQLVQKGITNTTQLADSVPNVSIVRGNGLQITIRGVTSTDGTEKGDPSAAFLLDGIYIARPQAQEVSFFDVDRVEVLRGPQGTLYGRNTTAGVVNVLTAAPKFKLGASGDIAYESYNHVTATGVINAPVSDTLALRAAVNYDRRDTYVNKTSNDPYSWGPFKDVFAARLSALWQPTTNFKVLVRGDYSLDKGYGVNAVPTTNFFTSAAAASTPGVALNADYRNNTNSLAQRSSNFPEQWQGQNHNVGKGVMGQADWNISDALTLTYLGSYRTLDRWSHGTTAASSTAGSRNTFTGKYWQTSHEARLAFKSGGLFVQAGGYYFKEKSGIAFFILDPGIGIPSLAPFAQFGFPQDPTIAVSKGVFGQASYNFTDRLKLTGGVRYSSDDKSRVGATVADLPNGTRVTFQNNNASRNFSKTTWRVGVDYDVPGLGLFYGSVATGYKAGGFNDGCETGKGPGCALPGSALYYQPETLTSYEAGFKIHTKDNVLRVNGNYFHYDYNGLQVSSVQNVCGGPCQVTANAASATVDGVELETTLRPAKNHTIDATVTFLDAHYNNYTPPIAGANANFAGVQLNRSPKSVVSLGYTYNQPLGNGGEITFNARTRISASYALTDIGNGVFYRQPNYTKSELALTYNAPNKAYYVGVFGKNLENRIVLTSVTANGSFAGTAVFEDPRTFGIRAGVKF
- a CDS encoding beta-glucosidase family protein: MKIQFQCLTGVAIIAMGSAMAHAAAPTAADVAAADARAAATVKTMKAEEKTILTHGIMPLPLMPNAPKPPAEAIPGAGYIAGVPRLGVPALKETDASLGVSYVGGIRKDGSTALPSGLAQAASWNPALLEQGGAMIGSEARAKGFNVLLAGGVNLTRDPRNGRTFEYLSEDPLLSGMLVGAAIRGIQSNGIISTIKHFALNGQETGRKFVDIQITDANARESDLLAFKIGIEQGQPLSVMCAYNRVNGANACDNDYLLNTVLKKDWRWKGFVMSDWGAVPSLDTAIHGLDQQSGAELDPKVFFTDDLAAKAKADPKWAARLDDMNRRVLTAIYATNLDKNDAKPGVRIDFAKNGEVALEAAKQGIVLLKNNGNLLPLAKTAKRIAVIGGYAASGVLSGGGSSQTDPEGGPKAVIPLGGDGPWATFFSQHYHGVAPFTAIKAQAKDANVTYRDGTIIADAVDQAKKADVAIVFATKWSTEGQDQADFSLPNGQDALIAAVVAANPRTIVVLETGNPVDMPWLDKVPAVVEAWYGGSRGGDAIASVLFGDTNPSGRLPITFPAHASQLPRPVVDGYWDMETDFMGNPPTPDTKLLANYNIEGSDVGYRWFARKGEKALFPFGHGLSYTSFAADGLSVKGLTASFTVKNTGAREGAYVAQLYLTQRGGEAKQRLAGFARVELKAGEAKAVTLTIDPRILADWTEKGWSIKGGQYSFALGQDAEHLGTPVAAKVAAKTWKD